From Lolium perenne isolate Kyuss_39 chromosome 5, Kyuss_2.0, whole genome shotgun sequence, a single genomic window includes:
- the LOC127301963 gene encoding uncharacterized protein, producing MGRPVGDALMAQPALEEILLRLPTAADLARASMACISFRRVITGHPFLRRFRILHPPPLLGFLCGNLIPAQPPHPSAAAAATFANTDFSCSFLPPSIDRWCLRDGRALFSPALEGYSDDYNPRDLVREFAVCDPLHRRYLPSPTISPSAGHRGMRALPCSSRPSYR from the exons atgggtcgcccggttggagatgccctaatggcGCAGCCGGCCCTCGAGGAAATCTTGCTCCGCCTTCCCACGGCCGCCGATCTAGCCCGCGCCTCCATGGCCTGCATCTCCTTCCGCCGCGTCATCACCGGCCACCCCTTCCTCCGCCGATTCCGCATCCTCCACCCGCCGCCTCTCCTCGGATTCCTGTGCGGCAACCTTATCCCGGCCCAGCCTCCCcacccttccgccgccgccgcagccacctTTGCCAACACCGACTTCTCCTGCTCCTTCCTCCCCCCGTCCATCGACCGCTGGTGTCTCCGCGACGGCCGCGCCCTTTTCTCCCCCGCCCTCGAGGGATACAGCGACGACTACAACCCCCGCGACCTGGTCAGGGAATTCGCCGTCTGCGACCCCCTGCACCGGCGCTACCTGCCATCCCCGACGATAAGTCCATCTGCCGGACATCGTGGAATGCGAGCCCTTCCTTGCTCCTCCCGACCAAG TTATCGATGA